The Fibrobacter sp. UWB2 genome window below encodes:
- a CDS encoding capsule assembly Wzi family protein: MSSFLLVAGVSESLAASPVIEPERTRNLRTLETAPMLFEYHRQTTGNERQYFTYPRRDTTFRKNFAKTEGDALLYYDNVRGAGVLGNGLGSPDSVNPRFGIAASIIGGIDYRGGESVGDQVWTGRDYRYEKKSIADTIWPGIDGGIYLRGFIDSVDFVLDARIYDEGHSAKNPRSYDGEFLEVQREENNSGVEYTSYARYRTHFAFNYDWLRLDFGRDVMHWGPGYYNNLSLNQFAVPYNMLSLDMMIGPLRVMSFYGDLRIYGSFDMKNRDETRNLFGHRYELAVGNATFGISELQILYKNMKPWLFVPTAPLFMEKGNYSESSNNGSLSFDFNYRLFNTVRLYTEFFLDDMESPISLIKNDNIEAKWAWMAGFQAGHDFYYKGHKIEAGTIFEYARVEPYVYSHFEKNTAQIAHLGFPLGNQGGPNSRTIDWNVFARLDGHIFASVRQTWFWKGTDYGSAVNDTTPGSNHMKLPKHYLKGAKLQYMLTPAISYEGQRFSFLGELTLIDDKKAYIRAGFKW; this comes from the coding sequence TTGTCTTCCTTTTTACTGGTTGCAGGCGTAAGCGAATCTTTGGCCGCATCGCCGGTTATTGAACCTGAACGGACTCGCAATTTGCGTACTTTGGAAACGGCTCCGATGCTGTTTGAATACCATCGCCAGACGACGGGCAATGAACGCCAGTACTTTACTTACCCGCGCAGGGACACGACTTTCCGCAAGAACTTTGCAAAAACGGAAGGTGACGCCCTCCTTTACTACGATAACGTTCGTGGCGCTGGCGTTTTGGGGAATGGACTTGGCTCTCCTGATTCTGTAAATCCGCGTTTTGGTATTGCCGCTAGCATTATCGGTGGCATTGACTATCGCGGTGGTGAATCTGTTGGGGACCAGGTTTGGACAGGGCGCGATTATCGTTACGAGAAAAAGTCGATTGCTGATACCATTTGGCCGGGGATAGATGGCGGTATTTACTTGCGCGGCTTTATCGATTCTGTGGACTTTGTCTTGGACGCCCGCATTTACGATGAGGGGCATTCTGCCAAGAATCCGAGATCTTATGATGGGGAATTCCTCGAAGTCCAGCGTGAAGAAAATAATTCTGGCGTAGAATATACAAGCTATGCCCGTTATCGCACACACTTTGCATTCAACTACGACTGGTTGCGTTTAGACTTTGGTCGCGATGTGATGCACTGGGGCCCGGGCTACTACAATAACTTGTCCTTGAACCAATTTGCGGTTCCATACAACATGTTGAGCCTCGACATGATGATTGGCCCCCTCCGCGTGATGAGCTTTTATGGGGACTTGCGCATCTATGGTAGCTTTGACATGAAGAACAGGGACGAAACGCGTAACCTCTTTGGCCACCGTTATGAACTGGCTGTGGGGAACGCAACGTTCGGTATTAGTGAACTCCAGATTCTTTATAAGAACATGAAACCTTGGCTCTTTGTGCCGACGGCGCCTTTGTTCATGGAAAAAGGGAATTACTCCGAAAGCAGTAACAACGGTTCGTTGTCCTTTGACTTTAACTATCGCTTGTTCAATACGGTTCGTCTTTATACGGAATTTTTCCTGGACGATATGGAATCCCCGATTAGCCTAATCAAGAATGACAATATCGAAGCCAAGTGGGCTTGGATGGCGGGTTTTCAGGCAGGTCATGATTTTTATTACAAGGGTCACAAGATTGAGGCGGGTACGATTTTTGAATACGCCCGTGTAGAACCGTACGTTTATTCCCACTTTGAAAAGAATACGGCGCAGATAGCGCATCTTGGTTTCCCGTTGGGCAATCAGGGCGGTCCGAACAGCCGTACGATTGACTGGAATGTCTTTGCTCGCTTGGATGGTCATATCTTTGCTTCTGTTCGCCAGACGTGGTTCTGGAAAGGGACGGATTACGGTAGTGCCGTGAACGATACGACTCCGGGATCGAACCATATGAAACTCCCTAAGCATTATTTGAAAGGTGCTAAGCTTCAGTACATGCTTACGCCTGCGATTAGTTACGAAGGCCAGCGTTTCTCGTTCTTGGGCGAACTGACGTTAATTGATGATAAAAAAGCGTATATCCGCGCGGGATTCAAGTGGTAG
- a CDS encoding carbohydrate-binding domain-containing protein, with translation MKIKLLTMSCISGLSLAMLAGCSDSNPAMSDFYNAGEGIASSDSENLAIPTSNTSGSSDSGSVDSGSSISSNSNVANSSDSGLNASSNSNVSVSSSSANTPASSAGYGTSSASNGTSSAVTASSSSVAPIVNSSSSTIPTVQSSSSVPATQSSSSTPTQQVISNGETPVITYAASGATVANTNNCVTVTGGTVTITCGGEYDFNGSYSGSDAQILVNTAKTDTSVYLNMKGLTLTNTADAPIYVQKASKAFVVAKNGTTNTFTDGASRTKKYTYTNDSGEAKTDTTGACIYAKDDLTIKGEGTLIVKANYNNGIHTSNDLKVKNGLITVNAKNNGLKGKGSVEISGGTINITTTEGDGIKSDTEDATDLANGKGSIEITGGTITVTSAFDGITAANAVVVANGESKSPTIKITTGGGQSCLSLNTSSSGGFGGGGFPGGMGGGSSCSPSESMKGIKGDSSITISGGVIDINSRDDGLHSSGTITLSDGTMTIATDDDGVHADKALYVKENANVSVTIAYEGMESPDMNFEGGITSVITTDDGWNAAGGTSTTSTGNTGRGGWGGAGGGMGGSTGNLKVSGGYHYVYVGTGDTDGIDSNGGISITGGVIIVECRMNGGMGGMVDSDGTTSISGNAKLLGFGTNNSEEGTQYSVSFDTNSYYGTSDIAFKPSFSGSKMVSSVGKPGVVSSVSGMTKTCFGNSTDRCVYTK, from the coding sequence ATGAAAATAAAGCTTCTGACAATGAGTTGCATTTCTGGCCTTTCTTTGGCCATGCTCGCTGGCTGTTCGGATTCGAACCCGGCCATGAGTGATTTTTACAACGCAGGCGAAGGAATCGCAAGCAGCGATAGCGAAAACCTAGCTATTCCGACATCAAATACATCGGGTTCTAGCGACTCGGGCTCCGTCGACTCGGGCTCCAGCATTTCTTCAAATTCGAATGTCGCCAATTCTAGCGATTCAGGCCTCAACGCATCCTCGAATTCCAACGTCTCCGTTTCGAGCAGCTCCGCCAACACTCCGGCAAGCAGCGCAGGCTATGGTACAAGCAGTGCAAGCAATGGCACGAGCAGCGCCGTTACCGCATCTTCAAGCAGCGTTGCCCCAATCGTCAATTCGAGCAGCTCGACGATACCGACCGTACAGAGTTCCTCCAGCGTTCCGGCCACACAGAGTTCTTCGAGCACTCCTACTCAGCAAGTGATCAGCAACGGCGAAACTCCGGTCATCACCTACGCTGCAAGCGGTGCAACTGTCGCAAACACCAACAACTGCGTCACCGTTACAGGCGGTACAGTTACCATTACTTGCGGTGGCGAATACGACTTTAACGGTTCTTACAGCGGTAGCGACGCCCAGATTCTCGTGAATACCGCCAAGACGGACACTTCCGTTTACCTGAACATGAAGGGTCTCACGCTTACGAACACCGCTGACGCCCCGATTTACGTGCAGAAGGCAAGCAAGGCATTCGTCGTTGCTAAAAACGGCACGACAAACACGTTCACGGACGGCGCATCGAGAACAAAGAAATACACTTACACAAACGACTCCGGCGAAGCCAAGACCGATACGACGGGCGCTTGCATTTACGCCAAGGACGACCTCACCATCAAGGGTGAAGGTACCCTCATCGTCAAGGCCAATTACAACAACGGTATCCATACCAGCAACGACTTGAAGGTGAAAAACGGCCTCATCACCGTGAATGCCAAGAATAACGGTCTCAAGGGTAAAGGCTCCGTTGAAATCAGCGGCGGTACCATCAATATCACCACGACCGAAGGCGACGGCATCAAGAGCGATACCGAGGACGCAACTGATTTGGCAAACGGCAAGGGTTCTATCGAAATCACGGGCGGTACAATCACCGTAACGTCTGCATTTGACGGCATCACGGCAGCAAACGCAGTTGTCGTTGCCAATGGCGAATCCAAGAGCCCGACCATCAAGATTACAACAGGCGGCGGACAATCCTGCCTCAGCTTAAACACCAGTAGCAGCGGCGGATTCGGCGGTGGCGGATTCCCAGGCGGCATGGGTGGCGGAAGCTCCTGCTCCCCGAGCGAAAGCATGAAGGGCATCAAGGGCGATTCAAGCATAACCATCAGCGGTGGCGTTATCGACATCAACAGCCGTGATGATGGTCTCCACAGCAGTGGCACGATTACTCTCAGCGACGGCACAATGACTATCGCAACAGACGATGACGGCGTCCACGCCGACAAGGCCCTCTACGTCAAGGAAAACGCCAACGTGAGCGTGACCATCGCCTACGAAGGTATGGAATCTCCGGACATGAACTTTGAAGGCGGCATCACAAGCGTCATCACTACAGACGATGGCTGGAATGCAGCTGGCGGCACAAGCACGACCTCCACAGGCAACACAGGTCGCGGCGGCTGGGGCGGAGCAGGCGGAGGCATGGGCGGTAGCACCGGGAATCTCAAGGTCTCTGGCGGTTACCACTACGTTTACGTGGGCACAGGCGACACAGACGGCATTGACAGCAATGGCGGCATCAGCATCACCGGAGGCGTCATCATCGTGGAATGCCGCATGAACGGCGGTATGGGCGGCATGGTCGATTCCGACGGAACAACCTCCATCTCCGGCAACGCAAAGCTCCTCGGATTCGGCACGAACAATTCCGAAGAAGGCACGCAGTACAGCGTAAGCTTCGACACCAACAGCTATTACGGCACATCGGATATCGCATTCAAGCCGAGCTTCTCGGGTAGCAAGATGGTCTCTAGCGTAGGTAAGCCGGGCGTCGTGAGCAGCGTGAGCGGCATGACCAAGACTTGCTTCGGGAACAGCACCGACCGCTGCGTTTATACGAAGTAG
- a CDS encoding type IV pilus twitching motility protein PilT: protein MAELRIEQLLREMVNRKASDLHLRVGVPPVYRINGVLQRLFDVRIDSAMMDSFLDDIMNRDQKQRFEANKECDFAVGARDMGRFRVNVFRQRGTIAVVIRHIKAVIPPFEELHLPEIIRDLALTRRGLVLVTGTTGSGKSTTLASMIDYINQKESVNVITVEDPIEYLYRDNVAIISQREIGVDTLSYANALRAALRQDPDVLLVGEIRDLETMQIALTAADTGHMVFATIHTTNAVETIHRILSMYPPHQHDEIRLLLAEVLVGIISLRLLPTKDGKGRVPAAEILVNTGAIKEYIQDKNKIDMVEQAVAEGHIQYHSQTFDQALLELYQNEQISLETAMNAATNRDDFDLKIRGISGTSDRGWM, encoded by the coding sequence ATGGCTGAACTTCGCATCGAACAGCTCTTGCGTGAGATGGTGAACCGCAAGGCGTCTGACTTGCATTTACGAGTTGGCGTTCCACCGGTTTACCGTATCAATGGCGTCTTACAAAGACTTTTTGACGTGCGCATCGATAGCGCCATGATGGATTCCTTCTTGGATGACATTATGAATCGCGACCAGAAACAGCGCTTTGAGGCAAACAAGGAATGCGACTTTGCTGTGGGCGCCCGCGATATGGGCCGTTTCCGTGTGAACGTGTTTCGCCAGCGTGGTACAATCGCCGTCGTGATTCGTCATATCAAGGCTGTGATTCCGCCGTTCGAAGAACTGCATTTGCCCGAAATCATTCGTGATTTGGCTTTGACCAGGCGCGGTCTTGTGCTTGTGACGGGTACGACGGGTTCGGGGAAGTCGACAACGCTTGCTTCGATGATTGACTACATCAATCAGAAAGAATCTGTGAACGTCATTACAGTCGAAGACCCGATTGAATACCTTTATCGCGATAACGTGGCAATTATCTCGCAGCGTGAAATCGGTGTGGATACGCTTTCTTATGCAAATGCGCTTCGTGCCGCTCTCCGTCAGGACCCGGACGTGCTCCTCGTGGGCGAAATTCGTGACCTTGAAACGATGCAGATTGCGCTTACCGCTGCCGATACGGGTCATATGGTCTTTGCGACTATCCATACGACGAACGCCGTAGAAACGATCCACCGTATCCTTTCGATGTATCCGCCGCACCAGCATGACGAAATTCGTCTGTTGCTTGCCGAAGTCTTGGTGGGTATCATTTCGCTCCGTCTTTTGCCGACGAAGGATGGCAAGGGTCGAGTCCCTGCTGCCGAAATTCTCGTGAATACGGGTGCCATCAAGGAATACATCCAGGACAAGAACAAGATTGACATGGTGGAACAGGCTGTTGCCGAAGGCCACATCCAATACCATAGCCAAACGTTCGACCAGGCGCTTCTGGAACTTTATCAGAATGAGCAGATTTCGCTTGAAACGGCAATGAATGCTGCTACGAACCGCGATGACTTTGACCTTAAGATTCGTGGTATTTCTGGTACATCTGATCGTGGCTGGATGTAA
- a CDS encoding tetratricopeptide repeat protein has product MAVSLDSLRKAVKKNKGRSQALAWLADMERAAGDYEAALKTVDAALAASPSDVPAMLVRAKILAGQQDFAGSITEYKKVLAKDPFCLSAHKRMGESYDKLGKEAERNACFRRVHDMDPLDPFWKDEYDVLPEEETLVPPVMDDSSFTMDVSDDTENAEAGEDNIFANLAASLPNTDEEDNTSMEALRNSLNFASDEIAQNGDAAQDASFEGHALNSSEVSSAISDILGGDDDLEVVDSSEKNEPAAEEPATSSLFSHFSDEEEKIDAIEEPKSEEVTEEKSDDAEFSLDSLDEPLDADEKSTNVDDAFSSLLGDDELPEEAPSAEQPVEQSAEEQPAEQATEPVAENLGAPEEEPTDAENLAGMNNVPAMHMDFSDDEDVGVADDVFDLDEPAKAESKAEEAETNVDDAFSSLLGDDELPEEKDSTPSEEPVNAAESAEEVAEPALETQSEEQADVEKPLEESVEDSFGSLFEKSADADFSLDSEAPAAEETAEKPLEESVEKPEEESAEDSFSSLFEKSADADFSLDNDAPAVDALEKAPEFVPNESAENVAPAEGLVPTSHMDFSDDEDIPKADDDFVLNLDEELPTESETPVAENAAETQVSESLEEPAEETLEEQPADIEKPAEEIAENVAEEVVEAPAESLENVATADDESAAEEVDGAFDALFGDDDEAPAEATAETPVEEQPAIEQPVAESNVEEQPVEESPKDEDLAKEMGGAFASMFGEDDSMPTESAPVDAPASETTESVEEPLSQEATSAEFEEEAVKEDVEKSVDESFDSIFGADADDLPEEKSEVAEAPAEKIEEAPAEEPTSVFSAPIDSLEEPSDVTLEEPATEQLEEPVAETAEPVAEEAPSAELDSIDSEVSNAFKGLFDEDDSLPESDEPNNNGVDYLMSGDSDDEVAASLVENADAPLSRGATDLDDSLNTRTLADIYMEQGVYDKALDIYTDLAKKNPDNEKIKSRLEEVKKLYREKFGEV; this is encoded by the coding sequence ATGGCTGTATCGTTGGATTCTCTCAGAAAGGCTGTAAAAAAGAATAAGGGGCGTTCTCAGGCTTTGGCCTGGCTTGCCGATATGGAACGTGCTGCGGGTGATTACGAAGCCGCCTTGAAAACAGTGGATGCCGCTCTTGCCGCATCTCCGTCCGATGTTCCGGCGATGTTGGTCCGTGCAAAGATTTTGGCTGGCCAGCAGGATTTTGCCGGTAGCATTACGGAATACAAGAAGGTGCTCGCCAAAGACCCGTTCTGCCTTTCTGCCCATAAGCGGATGGGGGAATCTTACGATAAGCTTGGCAAGGAAGCCGAGCGCAATGCCTGTTTCCGCCGTGTCCACGATATGGACCCGTTGGACCCGTTCTGGAAGGATGAATACGATGTTCTGCCAGAAGAAGAGACTCTTGTACCTCCGGTGATGGACGACAGCTCGTTCACCATGGATGTTTCTGACGATACTGAAAATGCAGAAGCCGGCGAAGACAATATCTTTGCAAATTTGGCTGCATCACTCCCGAATACAGACGAAGAAGACAATACCTCGATGGAGGCTTTGCGCAATTCCTTGAACTTTGCATCGGATGAAATTGCCCAGAATGGCGATGCGGCCCAGGATGCAAGCTTCGAAGGTCATGCCTTGAATTCTTCCGAAGTGTCGTCTGCAATTTCTGACATTTTGGGTGGCGATGACGATCTTGAAGTGGTGGATTCTTCGGAAAAGAATGAACCTGCTGCAGAGGAACCTGCAACGTCTTCGCTCTTCTCGCACTTCTCGGATGAAGAAGAAAAGATTGATGCTATCGAAGAACCGAAGTCCGAAGAAGTCACGGAAGAAAAGTCTGATGACGCTGAATTTAGCCTCGACAGTTTGGACGAACCGCTAGATGCGGATGAAAAGTCTACCAACGTCGATGACGCATTCTCTTCGCTCCTTGGCGATGATGAACTCCCGGAAGAAGCTCCGTCTGCAGAACAGCCTGTGGAACAATCCGCAGAAGAACAGCCCGCAGAACAGGCTACTGAACCTGTTGCTGAAAATCTCGGTGCTCCTGAAGAAGAACCGACTGATGCGGAAAATCTTGCCGGAATGAATAACGTTCCTGCAATGCACATGGACTTCTCTGACGATGAAGACGTTGGCGTTGCAGATGATGTCTTTGACCTAGACGAACCGGCCAAGGCGGAAAGCAAAGCCGAAGAGGCTGAAACGAATGTCGATGATGCTTTCTCGTCGCTCCTTGGAGATGACGAACTTCCGGAAGAAAAAGATTCAACGCCGTCCGAAGAACCGGTTAATGCTGCTGAATCTGCTGAGGAAGTCGCAGAACCCGCTCTTGAAACACAGTCTGAAGAACAGGCTGACGTTGAAAAGCCTCTCGAGGAATCCGTAGAAGATTCCTTCGGTAGCTTGTTCGAAAAGTCTGCGGATGCTGATTTTAGCCTGGATAGCGAAGCTCCTGCCGCTGAAGAAACCGCAGAAAAGCCTCTCGAAGAATCTGTTGAAAAGCCCGAAGAAGAATCCGCTGAAGATTCCTTTAGTAGCTTGTTCGAAAAGTCTGCCGATGCCGACTTTAGCTTGGACAACGATGCTCCTGCTGTAGATGCTCTTGAAAAGGCTCCAGAATTTGTTCCGAATGAATCTGCTGAAAATGTCGCACCGGCAGAAGGTCTTGTTCCGACATCCCATATGGATTTCTCGGACGATGAAGACATTCCAAAGGCAGACGATGATTTTGTTCTGAACCTGGATGAAGAACTTCCGACGGAATCTGAAACTCCGGTTGCAGAAAATGCTGCCGAAACGCAGGTTTCGGAATCGCTTGAAGAACCGGCTGAAGAAACTTTGGAAGAACAGCCTGCCGACATTGAAAAGCCGGCTGAAGAAATTGCGGAAAACGTTGCCGAAGAAGTTGTCGAAGCTCCTGCGGAGTCTTTAGAAAATGTGGCAACTGCTGACGATGAATCTGCTGCTGAAGAAGTCGATGGCGCCTTTGACGCCCTCTTCGGTGACGATGATGAAGCTCCGGCAGAGGCTACTGCTGAAACTCCTGTAGAAGAACAGCCCGCTATTGAACAGCCTGTTGCTGAATCGAATGTTGAAGAACAGCCTGTCGAAGAATCTCCGAAGGATGAAGACCTGGCGAAGGAAATGGGCGGTGCGTTTGCCTCCATGTTCGGCGAAGATGATTCCATGCCGACTGAATCCGCTCCTGTTGACGCTCCGGCAAGCGAAACTACCGAAAGCGTTGAAGAGCCTTTGAGCCAGGAAGCGACAAGCGCAGAATTTGAAGAAGAAGCGGTCAAAGAAGACGTTGAAAAGAGCGTCGATGAATCCTTTGATAGCATCTTCGGTGCAGATGCCGACGACCTTCCGGAAGAAAAATCCGAAGTTGCCGAAGCTCCTGCTGAAAAGATCGAAGAAGCTCCTGCCGAAGAACCGACAAGCGTTTTCTCTGCTCCGATTGATTCTCTTGAAGAACCGTCTGATGTAACTCTTGAAGAGCCCGCCACAGAACAGCTCGAAGAACCTGTTGCCGAAACAGCTGAACCGGTCGCTGAAGAAGCTCCGTCTGCAGAACTCGATTCCATCGACTCCGAAGTTTCTAACGCATTCAAGGGCCTCTTTGACGAAGACGATTCCCTTCCGGAATCGGATGAACCGAACAACAACGGCGTGGATTACCTAATGTCCGGCGATTCCGATGACGAAGTGGCTGCAAGTCTCGTTGAAAATGCAGATGCTCCGCTTTCCCGTGGCGCTACGGATTTGGACGATAGCCTGAATACGCGTACGCTTGCGGACATTTATATGGAACAGGGTGTTTACGACAAGGCTCTTGATATTTATACGGATCTTGCAAAGAAGAATCCGGATAATGAAAAAATCAAATCCCGTCTGGAAGAAGTAAAGAAACTCTACCGCGAAAAGTTTGGAGAAGTCTAA
- a CDS encoding Trm112 family protein encodes MLDSKLLSILCCPETRQPLSQAGEDCIALLNNAIKAGTLKNVAGEAITEPLTEALTTPDGSRVYPIRDGIPVLLADEAVLLPLE; translated from the coding sequence ATGCTCGATTCTAAATTGTTAAGTATTCTTTGCTGCCCGGAAACTCGTCAACCTCTTTCGCAGGCAGGCGAGGATTGCATCGCTCTTTTGAACAATGCGATTAAGGCTGGTACGCTCAAGAATGTTGCTGGCGAAGCTATTACTGAACCCCTGACCGAAGCGCTTACGACACCTGATGGTTCTCGCGTCTATCCGATTCGCGACGGTATACCTGTACTTTTGGCGGATGAAGCTGTTCTTCTTCCATTGGAGTAA
- a CDS encoding glycosyltransferase family 2 protein, with product MLSCSVIIIAYNSCDFIPACLKSVRDACEGIDSQIIVLDNGSTEPIIPEIKNFFPEVEWIDSKENLGFGKGCNLAEKHATKPYLFFINPDTIISKNAFREMLKFMEEHPEAGTVGCRILNEDGTLQWACRRSFPTIVSAVSKTIGLAALFPKNKTLASYNMSYADPDEMIEVDAISGSFFCIRRDVYEKLNGFDEDFFMYGEDLDLCFRTKKMGLHNYYTPVTNILHFKGQSCRTRRWGSYVDFYKAMLIFVKKHKDLYFVPNFLVSFGILFAAFVGMFSRLIPKFWKMFLDLGVVAIWAFFILCYETGVFSTCFDCAGKGDVIIHSGSEDWILAILAIVLNIVFLMFRGEYTVSSLKGEKFLRYLIPLNLLIVGGYSAFRYFTQTPVINDATTYLPYDSHWITLAVASSLFIPLALLAWRRIAFWINYFYRIFAKKRHRSILLGGREDSLNNWFDSYNVIPGIEILGCVSSEPEMLSEENRKHLLGPLSDMESIRNRTGCRELLVVSNFSGYREEFNMNWLDKLGMCVYLLIGNGKNGNFALVNLKYLR from the coding sequence ATGCTTTCTTGTTCTGTCATTATCATTGCTTATAACTCTTGCGACTTCATTCCGGCATGCCTCAAGTCTGTGCGCGATGCTTGTGAAGGAATCGATTCGCAGATTATCGTTTTGGATAACGGTTCCACCGAACCGATCATTCCCGAAATCAAGAACTTCTTCCCGGAAGTGGAATGGATTGACTCCAAGGAAAACCTGGGCTTTGGCAAGGGCTGTAACCTCGCCGAAAAGCATGCGACCAAGCCGTATCTGTTTTTTATCAACCCGGATACGATTATCTCGAAGAACGCCTTCCGCGAAATGCTCAAGTTCATGGAAGAGCACCCGGAAGCGGGCACGGTCGGTTGCCGCATTCTGAACGAAGATGGAACGCTCCAGTGGGCTTGCCGCCGTTCTTTCCCGACGATTGTTTCTGCTGTTTCCAAGACGATTGGCCTTGCGGCTCTCTTCCCGAAGAATAAGACGCTTGCAAGCTACAACATGTCGTATGCGGACCCAGACGAGATGATTGAAGTCGATGCCATTAGTGGTTCGTTCTTCTGCATCCGTCGCGATGTCTATGAAAAGCTGAACGGCTTTGACGAAGACTTCTTCATGTATGGTGAAGACCTGGACCTCTGTTTCCGTACCAAGAAAATGGGGCTCCACAACTATTACACGCCGGTCACGAACATTCTGCACTTTAAGGGGCAGAGCTGCCGTACACGCCGTTGGGGCTCGTATGTAGACTTCTACAAGGCGATGCTTATCTTTGTGAAAAAGCACAAGGATCTCTACTTTGTCCCGAACTTCCTCGTGTCCTTCGGTATCTTGTTTGCCGCATTCGTGGGTATGTTCTCGCGCCTGATTCCGAAGTTCTGGAAGATGTTCCTCGATTTGGGCGTAGTTGCTATCTGGGCATTTTTCATTCTTTGCTATGAAACAGGCGTGTTCTCGACATGCTTTGATTGTGCCGGAAAAGGCGATGTCATCATCCATTCTGGTTCAGAAGACTGGATCCTTGCGATTTTAGCCATTGTTTTGAACATCGTGTTCCTCATGTTCCGTGGGGAATATACGGTTTCAAGTCTCAAGGGCGAGAAGTTCTTGCGTTATTTGATTCCGCTGAACTTGCTTATTGTCGGTGGGTATTCTGCATTCCGCTACTTCACCCAGACTCCAGTCATCAATGATGCAACGACCTATTTGCCATACGATTCCCATTGGATTACGCTGGCGGTCGCTTCTAGCCTCTTTATTCCGCTTGCGCTCCTCGCTTGGCGTCGTATTGCATTTTGGATAAACTATTTCTACCGCATCTTTGCGAAAAAGCGCCACCGCTCCATCTTGCTGGGTGGCCGCGAAGATTCCCTCAACAACTGGTTTGATAGCTACAACGTGATTCCGGGCATTGAAATTCTCGGTTGCGTGAGCTCTGAACCCGAAATGTTGAGCGAAGAAAACCGCAAGCATCTCCTTGGACCGCTTTCGGATATGGAGTCCATTCGCAACCGCACGGGCTGCCGCGAGCTCCTGGTGGTCTCAAATTTCTCGGGCTACCGCGAAGAATTCAATATGAATTGGCTCGATAAACTGGGCATGTGCGTGTATTTGCTCATTGGAAATGGCAAAAACGGCAATTTTGCCCTCGTAAACCTCAAATATCTTCGTTAA
- a CDS encoding polyprenol monophosphomannose synthase, which produces MAFPKSLVIIPTYNEKENILLIMSAILEQNECLEILVVDDGSPDGTGDLVQAEADKNSRIHLIRRKGKMGLGSAYVTGFKWALERDYERVFEMDADFSHSPTDLNRFLETAEDADLVLGSRYQDHRISVVNWDLRRLILSYGANVYTRIVTGLPISDATGGFKCFRREALQALNLDKMKSDGYCFQIETTFKIWKKGLRVKEIPIIFTDRTRGTSKMSGGIISEAFFLVLKLRLGLA; this is translated from the coding sequence ATGGCGTTTCCTAAGAGTTTGGTAATCATTCCGACTTACAATGAGAAGGAGAATATTCTCCTCATCATGTCGGCAATTTTGGAACAGAATGAATGTCTTGAAATTTTGGTGGTGGACGATGGCTCTCCGGACGGTACGGGCGATCTCGTTCAGGCCGAAGCGGACAAGAATTCTCGAATTCATTTGATTCGCCGTAAGGGCAAAATGGGCCTTGGCTCCGCTTATGTGACTGGATTCAAGTGGGCGCTTGAACGCGATTACGAACGCGTGTTCGAAATGGATGCCGACTTTAGCCATTCTCCGACGGACTTGAACCGCTTCCTGGAAACTGCCGAAGATGCCGACCTCGTGCTAGGTAGCCGCTATCAGGACCACCGCATCAGCGTGGTGAACTGGGACTTGCGCCGCTTGATTTTGAGCTATGGTGCAAATGTCTATACCCGCATTGTGACGGGCCTCCCGATTAGCGATGCAACGGGCGGCTTCAAGTGCTTCCGCCGCGAAGCGCTGCAGGCTTTGAACCTCGACAAGATGAAGAGTGACGGTTACTGCTTCCAGATCGAAACGACTTTCAAAATTTGGAAGAAGGGCCTCCGCGTGAAGGAAATCCCCATCATCTTTACGGACCGCACCCGTGGCACCTCCAAGATGAGCGGCGGAATCATCTCCGAAGCGTTCTTCCTCGTGCTCAAGCTTCGTTTGGGCTTGGCTTAA